The following proteins are co-located in the Paroedura picta isolate Pp20150507F chromosome 18, Ppicta_v3.0, whole genome shotgun sequence genome:
- the TP53BP1 gene encoding TP53-binding protein 1 isoform X5 — translation MALSGVPSPGPGLSPHSSSSSSPCLLVDDSQPAAGAPGLALPPPPPPCPREPGREREAAEGAGPGGQKGGQGAMVADDPEGAPLPLCVEDSGTSQLGLGALELSQSQELENPVTASIEDKERVRSRDTTLEEEEGSECASTGSSNVAKVEDAGSLTLTPVDSLHVLHLSGQGPLFTGASGGTILSPDTLESIPLIVPRSPTEQSLEAGREQKELLDGTTAGPPQASTPVSGSSPSVAMGFIPIPSQPEFSHDTFLPTPSLGERSETQAGKGASSETLETVTVSSASEDRLDACTLELSVSEHSLVTQAEGTALQAAIVACDVPAELGCSLQQGLNMDGQASHAQTKGSAAAPCGVGEEACTAVGNQPSQGSFLEKESLAVESETVPEMPSEEQRETKLSSDEGCSFHLMLSQELSLCQEDVTAKKMISAAVSARDPSHSLPQGTQNTEGLRKDSSEEAEAAHRGPSVSVRAGPQMRKGCDSQSQLDSDNKKCQARVSVPVSKLPAEISAGGSSEESHAEAAGVKEDEDLLLDGIRARQGSASESHTGGEPVAILESHQTPERNSPLPEKGKEATPTPQQTACPVNSKSHMESQPEESGVSEEEKQLQEKTSEVPATLPAETLFRFTLLKEGASLASITPPLSGQLKKGPRRHSTPIVIGNCPDNTIATSDVTAEGANDVTMDSLVASSETEESHKDGSVAVGEDEEPAASERKNGSVADASSQKTPSVFTHICEAQQEKTIQGPEIPCSPIRGELFSFPNSQEEEKEPRKCQSQRSLESLNHGQVLDLRPGVKQPISGITDKEVTKVAAAGAPEEERRKTPSLALLAGGNAKDQELLVAKSSKGVQTAAASFLCDPAALVSAATQTATCSEVEVETSMAEMKATSDPGKEPQPQNNQSEELDLPSWPPGKVLRRHVRTIREVRTVVTRVITDVYYKDGVEVERKVVEETDEPTLECQECEVDTSPSRTGGSSLVSGDLGDISSFSSKASGLQRSSSGGSSGLSVMPSAANSGGRAGLLRVGPGRGVEAGGLAVPGVKKLSPKKGGGQPCSPLQPEDRAVCEEEEQGHQQVGRAHLTPRGRGRRGRPTSRSSGTRSCLPPLEDLSTTALLKEKLGCRVTSGSLVEGQELPDASLRRSNSPEIPLQEGLAAASDSTALSSSGNSFVGLRVVAKWSSNGYFYSGTITQDVGGAKYKLLFDDGYECEVLGRDILLCDPLPLETEVTALSEDEYFSAGIVKGHRKEAGQLLYCVEKDGQRKWYKRAAVILSLEQGNRLREQFGLGPYEPSTPLAKAADISLDNLVEGKRRRRNNLGTASSSGSTTPTRKGPQSPQTPHRMLSGKRKLLASEEEEKSPAKRGRRSAPTRPGEVTGLPSSKDSGDHLALDQRWGPLPHNKTLFLGYAFLLTMANPSDKLSSPQKSAVGCEEEEEEEFLETAPFNKPYIELQLQSGGGFILEDFNESQCRAAHQCFLIADQHCRTRKYFLCLARGIPCVSHLWVHDSCHANQLQNYRNYLLPAGYSLLEQRLLEWQPREKLFHKLKVLLVSNELRDFLELWAEVLMIGGADSVKKHQSDTWNEDVGLGVFDVVVTDSSCPMAVLKCAEALQLPVVNQEWVIQSLVAGARVSFKHPQYQVGPGPS, via the exons ATGGCGCTGAGCGGCGTCCCCTCGCCGGGCCCGGGCCTCTCGccgcactcctcctcctcctcctcgccctgCCTGCTGGTGGACGACTCCCAGCCCGCCGCCGGAGCGCCAGGCCtcgccctgccgccgccgccgcccccctgcCCGCGGGAGCCCGGCCGAGAGCGCGaggcggcggagggggcggggccgggcGGGCAGAAAGG GGGCCAGGGAGCCATGGTGGCCGACGACCCCGAgggtgctcccctccctctctgcgTGGAAG ACTCTGGCACATCACAGCTGGGCTTGGGTGCTCTGGAACTCTCCCAAAGCCAGGAGTTAGAGAACCCTGTGACAGCAAGCATTGAGGACAAGGAGCGGGTACGGTCCAGAGACACGactttggaagaagaggaaggctcTGAATGTG cTTCAACTGGGAGCAGTAACGTGGCTAAGGTGGAAGATGCTGGTTCTCTAACACTCACTCCCGTTGACTCTCTGCATGTCCTTCACCTCTCTGGGCAAGGGCCTCTGTTCAC TGGTGCTTCTGGTGGTACTATACTTTCTCCTGATACCTTGGAATCCATACCTCTCATTGTCCCAAGAAGCCCGACGGAACAATCCTTAGAAG CaggaagggagcaaaaggagtTGTTGGATGGGACAACTGCGGGGCCTCCTCAGGCTTCTACTCCTGTCTCTGGCAGCAGCCCTTCTGTTGCTATGGGGTTCATTCCCATACCATCACAGCCAGAGTTTTCCCAT GACACCTTCCTCCCAACACCAAGCTTGGGGGAAAGATCCGAGACACAAGCAGGGAAAGGAGCTAGCTCTGAAACTCTGGAGACAGTGACTGTATCATCTGCATCGGAGGACCGCTTGGACGCTTGTACCTTGGAGCTTTCTGTTAGTGAACACAGCCTGGTCACTCAGGCAGAGGGCACAGCTCTGCAGGCAGCAATAGTGGCTTGTGATGTTCCAGCAGAACTTGGCTGTAGCTTGCAGCAGGGGCTTAATATGGATGGCCAAGCCTCGCATGCGCAGACTAAAGGAAGCGCTGCAGCCCCGTGTGGTGTTGGAGAAGAGGCTTGTACCGCTGTTGGGAATCAGCCTAGTCaggggagcttcttggaaaaagagTCTTTGGCAGTGGAGTCTGAAACTGTCCCGGAGATGCCCAGTGAGGAGCAGAGGGAAACAAAATTGTCAAGTGATGAAGGATGTTCCTTCCACTTGATGCTTTCTCAAGAACTGTCCCTTTGCCAGGAAGACGTGACAGCAAAAAAAATGATATCTGCTGCAGTGTCAGCCAGAGACCCCTCTCACAGTCTGCCCCAGGGGACTCAAAACACGGAAGGCTTAAGAaaagactcctcagaggaagcTGAGGCTGCCCACAGAGGGCCGAGCGTGTCTGTAAGGGCAGGCCCTCAGATGCGGAAAGGCTGTGATTCTCAGTCCCAGCTTGACTCAGACAACAAGAAGTGCCAAGCGAGGGTAAGTGTGCCAGTCTCGAAGCTGCCTGCTGAAATCTCTGCAGGTGGAAGTAGTGAGGAGAGCCATGCGGAGGCGGCAGGAGTGAAGGAGGATGAAGACCTCTTGTTGGATGGGATAAGAGCCAGGCAAGGCAGTGCATCAGAGAGTCACACTGGTGGAGAGCCCGTGGCCATCCTGGAGAGTCATCAGACTCCTGAAAGAAACTCGCCATtgccagagaaagggaaggaagcgaCTCCAACTCCACAACAAACAGCCTGTCCAGTGAATTCAAAAAGTCACATGGAAAGCCAGCCAGAGGAGTCAGGCGTGTCGGAAGAAGAGAAGCAGCTGCAGGAAAAGACATCAGAAGTCCCAGCTACCCTACCTGCCG AAACTCTGTTTCGTTTCACTTTGCTGAAGGAAGGAGCATCCCTGGCGAGCATCACTCCTCCGCTTAGTGGCCAGCTTAAAAAGGGTCCCAGGCGACACAGCACTCCGATTG TGATTGGAAACTGCCCAGACAACACCATAGCAACCAGTGATGTCACAGCAGAGGGTGCCAATGATGTCACAATGGACAGCCTTGTAGCTTCTTCTGAGACAGAGGAGAGTCACAAAGACGGTTCTGTGGCTGTTGGAGAAGATGA AGAACCTGCAGCCAGTGAAAGGAAGAATGGGTCAGTTGCTGATGCCAG TTCCCagaagacaccatctgtgttcaCTCATATCTGTGAGGCCCAACAAGAGAAGACGATTCAAGGGCCAGAAATACCTTGTTCTCCGATCAG GGGTGAGCTGTTCAGCTTTCCGAATTctcaggaagaggagaaggaacccAGAAAATGCCAGAGTCAGAGGTCTCTGGAATCCCTGAACCATGGACAGGTCCTGGACTTGAGGCCGGGTGTTAAGCAGCCTATCAGTGGGATTACGGACAAAGAAGTCACCAAGGTGGCAGCTGCAGGAGCTCcggaggaggaaagaaggaagacacCCAGTTTGGCACTCCTTGCAGGAGGAAATGCCAAAGACCAAGAGCTTCTGGTGGCCAAAAGCAGCAAGGGTGTTCAGACTGCAGCAGCATCTTTTCTCTGTGATCCAGCAGCCCTTGTGTCAGCAGCTACCCAGACAGCAACTTGCAGTGAAGTGGAAGTGGAAACCAGCATGGCTGAGATGAAGGCCACAAGTGATCCTGGGAAAGAGCCGCAACCCCAAAATAACCAG AGTGAAGAATTGGATTTGCCCTCCTGGCCGCCTGGGAAAGTCCTGCGGCGCCACGTCCGAACGATCCGAGAAGTGCGCACGGTTGTTACGCGGGTGATCACAGATGTCTACTACAAGGATGGGGTGGAAGTGGAGCGCAAAGTGGTTGAG GAGACTGACGAGCCCACCCTGGAGTGCCAGGAGTGTGAAGTGGACACCTCTCCCTCCCGGACAGGGGGCTCTTCCCTGGTGTCTGGAGACCTCGGAGACATCAGCTCCTTTTCATCCAAGGCTTCTGGCCTCCAGCGCTCGTCCAGCGGGGGAAGCAGTGGCTTGTCGGTTATGCCCAGCGCTGCAAACTCTGGGGGCAGAGCGGGGCTCCTCAGAGTGGGGCCAGGCAGAGGAGTGGAGGCTGGAGGCTTGGCCGTGCCCGGGGTCAAGAAGCTGAG CCCTAAGAAAGGGGGTGGCCAACCCTGTTCTCCGCTCCAGCCTGAAGACAGGGCAGTGTGTGAGGAGGAAGAGCAAGGCCACCAACAGGTTGGGAGAGCACATCTGACACCCCGTGGGCGAGGGAGACGTGGCCGGCCCACCTCGCGCTCATCTGGAACGAG GAGTTGTCTGCCGCCACTGGAAGACCTCTCGACAACAGCCCTGCTGAAAGAGAAGCTTGGCTGCCGGGTCACAAGTGGCTCCCTCGTGGAGGGGCAGGAGCTGCCTGATGCCTCTCTGCGCCGCAGCAACTCCCCTGAAATCCCCTTGCAGGAAGGTTTGGCTGCCGCCTCTGACTCCACGGCACTCTCCTCCTCTGGAAACAGTTTTGTGGGCCTTCGGGTGGTGGCCAAGTGGTCCTCCAATGGCTACTTCTATTCTGGGACTATCACACAGGACGTGGGAGGGGCCAAGTACAAGCTGCTGTTTGATGACGGCTATGAGTGCGAGGTGTTGGGCAGAGACATCTTGCTGTGTGACCCCCTCCCGCTGGAGACGGAGGTGACCGCCCTCTCAGAGGATGAGTACTTCAGTGCAG GGATAGTAAAAGGACACCGCAAGGAAGCCGGGCAGCTCCTCTACTGCGTGGAGAAGGATGGGCAGAGGAAGTGGTATAAGCGGGCAGCTGTCATCCTGTCCTTGGAACAAGGAAACAGGCTGCGGGAGCAGTTTGGACTTGGTCCCTATGAGCCCAGCACCCCTCTGGCCAAGGCAGCTGACATCAGTCTAG ATAACTTGGTCGAAGGGAAACGGAGGAGGCGCAACAACCTTGGCACCGCCAGCTCCTCAGGCAGCAccaccccaacacgcaagggccCCCAGAGCCCTCAGACCCCTCACAGGATGCTGTCTGGCAAGAGGAAGCTTCTGGCCTCTGAAGAGGAGGAGAAGTCCCCAGCAAAGCGAGGACGGCGGTCAGCCCCCACCCGGCCAG GGGAGGTGACGGGTCTGCCCAGCAGTAAAGACTCTGGAGACCATCTGGCCCTGGATCAGCGATGGGGGCCTTTGCCGCACAACAAGACCCTGTTCCTGGGGTACGCGTTTCTCCTCACAATGGCAAATCCCAGCGATAAACTCTCCAGCCCCCAGAAGTCTGCCGTGGgctgtgaggaggaggaagaagaag AATTCTTGGAGACGGCACCTTTCAACAAGCCGTACATTGAGCTCCAACTGCAGTCTGGAGGTGGCTTCATTCTGGAGGACTTCAACGAAAGCCAG TGCCGCGCAGCCCATCAGTGCTTCCTGATTGCAGACCAGCACTGCCGCACCCGGAAGTACTTCCTGTGCCTCGCCCGAGGAATCCCATGCGTCTCTCACCTCTGGGTCCATGACAGTTGCCATGCCAACCAGCTTCAGAACTATCGCAATTACCTGTTGCCAGCTGGCTATAGCTTGCTGGAGCAGAGGCTGCTGGAATG GCAACCCCGAGAAAAGCTGTTCCATAAGCTGAAGGTGCTTTTGGTGTCAAATGAACTGCGGGACTTTCTGGAACTCTGGGCCGAAGTCCTTATGATTGGGGGAGCAGATTCTGTTAAGAAACATCAGTCCGACACGTGGAATGAAG ATGTTGGCTTGGGTGTCTTTGACGTGGTGGTGACGGACAGTTCCTGCCCCATGGCCGTCTTGAAATGTGCAGAAGCCTTACAGCTGCCTGTGGTCAACCAAGAGTGGGTCATCCAGAGCCTGGTTGCAGGTGCAAGAGTCTCTTTCAAGCACCCGCAGTATCAGGTGGGACCTGGCCCCTCTTGA
- the TP53BP1 gene encoding TP53-binding protein 1 isoform X2, giving the protein MALSGVPSPGPGLSPHSSSSSSPCLLVDDSQPAAGAPGLALPPPPPPCPREPGREREAAEGAGPGGQKGGQGAMVADDPEGAPLPLCVEDSGTSQLGLGALELSQSQELENPVTASIEDKERVRSRDTTLEEEEGSECASTGSSNVAKVEDAGSLTLTPVDSLHVLHLSGQGPLFTGASGGTILSPDTLESIPLIVPRSPTEQSLEGREQKELLDGTTAGPPQASTPVSGSSPSVAMGFIPIPSQPEFSHDTFLPTPSLGERSETQAGKGASSETLETVTVSSASEDRLDACTLELSVSEHSLVTQAEGTALQAAIVACDVPAELGCSLQQGLNMDGQASHAQTKGSAAAPCGVGEEACTAVGNQPSQGSFLEKESLAVESETVPEMPSEEQRETKLSSDEGCSFHLMLSQELSLCQEDVTAKKMISAAVSARDPSHSLPQGTQNTEGLRKDSSEEAEAAHRGPSVSVRAGPQMRKGCDSQSQLDSDNKKCQARVSVPVSKLPAEISAGGSSEESHAEAAGVKEDEDLLLDGIRARQGSASESHTGGEPVAILESHQTPERNSPLPEKGKEATPTPQQTACPVNSKSHMESQPEESGVSEEEKQLQEKTSEVPATLPAETLFRFTLLKEGASLASITPPLSGQLKKGPRRHSTPIVIGNCPDNTIATSDVTAEGANDVTMDSLVASSETEESHKDGSVAVGEDEGKLSLHMSLTTPVTEESESLPFSLEKPAASERKNGSVADASSQKTPSVFTHICEAQQEKTIQGPEIPCSPIRGELFSFPNSQEEEKEPRKCQSQRSLESLNHGQVLDLRPGVKQPISGITDKEVTKVAAAGAPEEERRKTPSLALLAGGNAKDQELLVAKSSKGVQTAAASFLCDPAALVSAATQTATCSEVEVETSMAEMKATSDPGKEPQPQNNQSEELDLPSWPPGKVLRRHVRTIREVRTVVTRVITDVYYKDGVEVERKVVEETDEPTLECQECEVDTSPSRTGGSSLVSGDLGDISSFSSKASGLQRSSSGGSSGLSVMPSAANSGGRAGLLRVGPGRGVEAGGLAVPGVKKLSPKKGGGQPCSPLQPEDRAVCEEEEQGHQQVGRAHLTPRGRGRRGRPTSRSSGTRSCLPPLEDLSTTALLKEKLGCRVTSGSLVEGQELPDASLRRSNSPEIPLQEGLAAASDSTALSSSGNSFVGLRVVAKWSSNGYFYSGTITQDVGGAKYKLLFDDGYECEVLGRDILLCDPLPLETEVTALSEDEYFSAGIVKGHRKEAGQLLYCVEKDGQRKWYKRAAVILSLEQGNRLREQFGLGPYEPSTPLAKAADISLDNLVEGKRRRRNNLGTASSSGSTTPTRKGPQSPQTPHRMLSGKRKLLASEEEEKSPAKRGRRSAPTRPGEVTGLPSSKDSGDHLALDQRWGPLPHNKTLFLGYAFLLTMANPSDKLSSPQKSAVGCEEEEEEEFLETAPFNKPYIELQLQSGGGFILEDFNESQCRAAHQCFLIADQHCRTRKYFLCLARGIPCVSHLWVHDSCHANQLQNYRNYLLPAGYSLLEQRLLEWQPREKLFHKLKVLLVSNELRDFLELWAEVLMIGGADSVKKHQSDTWNEDVGLGVFDVVVTDSSCPMAVLKCAEALQLPVVNQEWVIQSLVAGARVSFKHPQYQVGPGPS; this is encoded by the exons ATGGCGCTGAGCGGCGTCCCCTCGCCGGGCCCGGGCCTCTCGccgcactcctcctcctcctcctcgccctgCCTGCTGGTGGACGACTCCCAGCCCGCCGCCGGAGCGCCAGGCCtcgccctgccgccgccgccgcccccctgcCCGCGGGAGCCCGGCCGAGAGCGCGaggcggcggagggggcggggccgggcGGGCAGAAAGG GGGCCAGGGAGCCATGGTGGCCGACGACCCCGAgggtgctcccctccctctctgcgTGGAAG ACTCTGGCACATCACAGCTGGGCTTGGGTGCTCTGGAACTCTCCCAAAGCCAGGAGTTAGAGAACCCTGTGACAGCAAGCATTGAGGACAAGGAGCGGGTACGGTCCAGAGACACGactttggaagaagaggaaggctcTGAATGTG cTTCAACTGGGAGCAGTAACGTGGCTAAGGTGGAAGATGCTGGTTCTCTAACACTCACTCCCGTTGACTCTCTGCATGTCCTTCACCTCTCTGGGCAAGGGCCTCTGTTCAC TGGTGCTTCTGGTGGTACTATACTTTCTCCTGATACCTTGGAATCCATACCTCTCATTGTCCCAAGAAGCCCGACGGAACAATCCTTAGAAG gaagggagcaaaaggagtTGTTGGATGGGACAACTGCGGGGCCTCCTCAGGCTTCTACTCCTGTCTCTGGCAGCAGCCCTTCTGTTGCTATGGGGTTCATTCCCATACCATCACAGCCAGAGTTTTCCCAT GACACCTTCCTCCCAACACCAAGCTTGGGGGAAAGATCCGAGACACAAGCAGGGAAAGGAGCTAGCTCTGAAACTCTGGAGACAGTGACTGTATCATCTGCATCGGAGGACCGCTTGGACGCTTGTACCTTGGAGCTTTCTGTTAGTGAACACAGCCTGGTCACTCAGGCAGAGGGCACAGCTCTGCAGGCAGCAATAGTGGCTTGTGATGTTCCAGCAGAACTTGGCTGTAGCTTGCAGCAGGGGCTTAATATGGATGGCCAAGCCTCGCATGCGCAGACTAAAGGAAGCGCTGCAGCCCCGTGTGGTGTTGGAGAAGAGGCTTGTACCGCTGTTGGGAATCAGCCTAGTCaggggagcttcttggaaaaagagTCTTTGGCAGTGGAGTCTGAAACTGTCCCGGAGATGCCCAGTGAGGAGCAGAGGGAAACAAAATTGTCAAGTGATGAAGGATGTTCCTTCCACTTGATGCTTTCTCAAGAACTGTCCCTTTGCCAGGAAGACGTGACAGCAAAAAAAATGATATCTGCTGCAGTGTCAGCCAGAGACCCCTCTCACAGTCTGCCCCAGGGGACTCAAAACACGGAAGGCTTAAGAaaagactcctcagaggaagcTGAGGCTGCCCACAGAGGGCCGAGCGTGTCTGTAAGGGCAGGCCCTCAGATGCGGAAAGGCTGTGATTCTCAGTCCCAGCTTGACTCAGACAACAAGAAGTGCCAAGCGAGGGTAAGTGTGCCAGTCTCGAAGCTGCCTGCTGAAATCTCTGCAGGTGGAAGTAGTGAGGAGAGCCATGCGGAGGCGGCAGGAGTGAAGGAGGATGAAGACCTCTTGTTGGATGGGATAAGAGCCAGGCAAGGCAGTGCATCAGAGAGTCACACTGGTGGAGAGCCCGTGGCCATCCTGGAGAGTCATCAGACTCCTGAAAGAAACTCGCCATtgccagagaaagggaaggaagcgaCTCCAACTCCACAACAAACAGCCTGTCCAGTGAATTCAAAAAGTCACATGGAAAGCCAGCCAGAGGAGTCAGGCGTGTCGGAAGAAGAGAAGCAGCTGCAGGAAAAGACATCAGAAGTCCCAGCTACCCTACCTGCCG AAACTCTGTTTCGTTTCACTTTGCTGAAGGAAGGAGCATCCCTGGCGAGCATCACTCCTCCGCTTAGTGGCCAGCTTAAAAAGGGTCCCAGGCGACACAGCACTCCGATTG TGATTGGAAACTGCCCAGACAACACCATAGCAACCAGTGATGTCACAGCAGAGGGTGCCAATGATGTCACAATGGACAGCCTTGTAGCTTCTTCTGAGACAGAGGAGAGTCACAAAGACGGTTCTGTGGCTGTTGGAGAAGATGAAGGGAAGCTATCCTTGCACATGAGCCTCACAACCCCAGTCACTGAGGAGAGTGAGTCTCTCCCTTTCAGCCTGGAGA AACCTGCAGCCAGTGAAAGGAAGAATGGGTCAGTTGCTGATGCCAG TTCCCagaagacaccatctgtgttcaCTCATATCTGTGAGGCCCAACAAGAGAAGACGATTCAAGGGCCAGAAATACCTTGTTCTCCGATCAG GGGTGAGCTGTTCAGCTTTCCGAATTctcaggaagaggagaaggaacccAGAAAATGCCAGAGTCAGAGGTCTCTGGAATCCCTGAACCATGGACAGGTCCTGGACTTGAGGCCGGGTGTTAAGCAGCCTATCAGTGGGATTACGGACAAAGAAGTCACCAAGGTGGCAGCTGCAGGAGCTCcggaggaggaaagaaggaagacacCCAGTTTGGCACTCCTTGCAGGAGGAAATGCCAAAGACCAAGAGCTTCTGGTGGCCAAAAGCAGCAAGGGTGTTCAGACTGCAGCAGCATCTTTTCTCTGTGATCCAGCAGCCCTTGTGTCAGCAGCTACCCAGACAGCAACTTGCAGTGAAGTGGAAGTGGAAACCAGCATGGCTGAGATGAAGGCCACAAGTGATCCTGGGAAAGAGCCGCAACCCCAAAATAACCAG AGTGAAGAATTGGATTTGCCCTCCTGGCCGCCTGGGAAAGTCCTGCGGCGCCACGTCCGAACGATCCGAGAAGTGCGCACGGTTGTTACGCGGGTGATCACAGATGTCTACTACAAGGATGGGGTGGAAGTGGAGCGCAAAGTGGTTGAG GAGACTGACGAGCCCACCCTGGAGTGCCAGGAGTGTGAAGTGGACACCTCTCCCTCCCGGACAGGGGGCTCTTCCCTGGTGTCTGGAGACCTCGGAGACATCAGCTCCTTTTCATCCAAGGCTTCTGGCCTCCAGCGCTCGTCCAGCGGGGGAAGCAGTGGCTTGTCGGTTATGCCCAGCGCTGCAAACTCTGGGGGCAGAGCGGGGCTCCTCAGAGTGGGGCCAGGCAGAGGAGTGGAGGCTGGAGGCTTGGCCGTGCCCGGGGTCAAGAAGCTGAG CCCTAAGAAAGGGGGTGGCCAACCCTGTTCTCCGCTCCAGCCTGAAGACAGGGCAGTGTGTGAGGAGGAAGAGCAAGGCCACCAACAGGTTGGGAGAGCACATCTGACACCCCGTGGGCGAGGGAGACGTGGCCGGCCCACCTCGCGCTCATCTGGAACGAG GAGTTGTCTGCCGCCACTGGAAGACCTCTCGACAACAGCCCTGCTGAAAGAGAAGCTTGGCTGCCGGGTCACAAGTGGCTCCCTCGTGGAGGGGCAGGAGCTGCCTGATGCCTCTCTGCGCCGCAGCAACTCCCCTGAAATCCCCTTGCAGGAAGGTTTGGCTGCCGCCTCTGACTCCACGGCACTCTCCTCCTCTGGAAACAGTTTTGTGGGCCTTCGGGTGGTGGCCAAGTGGTCCTCCAATGGCTACTTCTATTCTGGGACTATCACACAGGACGTGGGAGGGGCCAAGTACAAGCTGCTGTTTGATGACGGCTATGAGTGCGAGGTGTTGGGCAGAGACATCTTGCTGTGTGACCCCCTCCCGCTGGAGACGGAGGTGACCGCCCTCTCAGAGGATGAGTACTTCAGTGCAG GGATAGTAAAAGGACACCGCAAGGAAGCCGGGCAGCTCCTCTACTGCGTGGAGAAGGATGGGCAGAGGAAGTGGTATAAGCGGGCAGCTGTCATCCTGTCCTTGGAACAAGGAAACAGGCTGCGGGAGCAGTTTGGACTTGGTCCCTATGAGCCCAGCACCCCTCTGGCCAAGGCAGCTGACATCAGTCTAG ATAACTTGGTCGAAGGGAAACGGAGGAGGCGCAACAACCTTGGCACCGCCAGCTCCTCAGGCAGCAccaccccaacacgcaagggccCCCAGAGCCCTCAGACCCCTCACAGGATGCTGTCTGGCAAGAGGAAGCTTCTGGCCTCTGAAGAGGAGGAGAAGTCCCCAGCAAAGCGAGGACGGCGGTCAGCCCCCACCCGGCCAG GGGAGGTGACGGGTCTGCCCAGCAGTAAAGACTCTGGAGACCATCTGGCCCTGGATCAGCGATGGGGGCCTTTGCCGCACAACAAGACCCTGTTCCTGGGGTACGCGTTTCTCCTCACAATGGCAAATCCCAGCGATAAACTCTCCAGCCCCCAGAAGTCTGCCGTGGgctgtgaggaggaggaagaagaag AATTCTTGGAGACGGCACCTTTCAACAAGCCGTACATTGAGCTCCAACTGCAGTCTGGAGGTGGCTTCATTCTGGAGGACTTCAACGAAAGCCAG TGCCGCGCAGCCCATCAGTGCTTCCTGATTGCAGACCAGCACTGCCGCACCCGGAAGTACTTCCTGTGCCTCGCCCGAGGAATCCCATGCGTCTCTCACCTCTGGGTCCATGACAGTTGCCATGCCAACCAGCTTCAGAACTATCGCAATTACCTGTTGCCAGCTGGCTATAGCTTGCTGGAGCAGAGGCTGCTGGAATG GCAACCCCGAGAAAAGCTGTTCCATAAGCTGAAGGTGCTTTTGGTGTCAAATGAACTGCGGGACTTTCTGGAACTCTGGGCCGAAGTCCTTATGATTGGGGGAGCAGATTCTGTTAAGAAACATCAGTCCGACACGTGGAATGAAG ATGTTGGCTTGGGTGTCTTTGACGTGGTGGTGACGGACAGTTCCTGCCCCATGGCCGTCTTGAAATGTGCAGAAGCCTTACAGCTGCCTGTGGTCAACCAAGAGTGGGTCATCCAGAGCCTGGTTGCAGGTGCAAGAGTCTCTTTCAAGCACCCGCAGTATCAGGTGGGACCTGGCCCCTCTTGA